In Yersinia enterocolitica subsp. enterocolitica, one DNA window encodes the following:
- the yqhD gene encoding alcohol dehydrogenase — MQNFTLHTPTKVLFGTGQIAQLTKEIPADARILITYGGGSIKQNGVLDQVHQALKGFDFLEFGGIEPNPTYETLMKAVEVCRKENITFLLAVGGGSVLDGTKFIAAAVNYPQDPWHILETTGSDIKQALPMGSVLTLPATGSEANNGAVISRRSTGDKQHFFSAHVQPLFAVLDPEVTYTLPPRQIANGVVDAFVHTIEQYLTYPVDAKVQDRFAEGLLLTLIEDGPKALSDPKNYHVRANIMWSATMALNGLIGAGVPQDWATHMLGHELTARHGLDHAQTLAVVLPALLMAKKQQKRAKLLQYAERVWGLQGGSEEQRINAAIQATRDFFESMGVATRLSAYKLDGSTIPDLIKKLEEHGMTALGEHSDITLADSKRIYEAAV, encoded by the coding sequence ATGCAAAATTTCACCCTTCATACCCCAACTAAAGTGCTGTTCGGTACTGGCCAAATTGCGCAACTGACTAAAGAAATTCCTGCTGATGCACGTATTTTGATTACCTATGGCGGCGGCAGCATTAAACAAAATGGTGTGCTCGACCAGGTTCACCAAGCACTGAAAGGCTTTGATTTCCTGGAGTTTGGTGGCATTGAGCCGAATCCTACCTATGAAACCCTGATGAAAGCGGTTGAAGTTTGCCGGAAAGAGAACATTACTTTCCTGCTGGCCGTTGGCGGTGGCTCTGTATTGGATGGCACTAAATTTATCGCCGCAGCCGTCAATTATCCACAAGACCCGTGGCATATTCTGGAAACTACTGGCAGCGATATCAAACAAGCTCTGCCGATGGGTTCAGTATTGACCTTACCCGCCACAGGCTCCGAAGCTAACAACGGCGCAGTTATCAGCCGCCGTAGCACCGGTGATAAACAGCATTTCTTCTCCGCTCATGTACAGCCGCTATTTGCCGTGCTGGACCCAGAGGTGACTTATACTTTGCCACCGCGTCAGATCGCCAATGGCGTGGTCGATGCTTTTGTTCACACTATCGAGCAATATCTGACTTACCCGGTCGATGCCAAGGTGCAAGACAGATTTGCTGAAGGCTTGTTGCTAACCCTGATTGAAGACGGCCCTAAAGCTTTAAGCGACCCTAAAAATTACCATGTACGTGCCAATATTATGTGGAGCGCGACCATGGCATTAAATGGCCTGATTGGCGCGGGTGTCCCGCAGGATTGGGCGACACATATGCTGGGCCACGAACTGACCGCACGTCACGGGCTGGATCATGCACAAACTTTAGCGGTGGTATTACCGGCTTTGTTGATGGCGAAGAAACAACAAAAACGCGCCAAACTACTGCAATACGCAGAACGTGTTTGGGGGCTGCAGGGCGGTAGTGAAGAACAACGTATTAATGCTGCCATTCAAGCGACCCGTGATTTCTTTGAAAGCATGGGTGTTGCCACTCGTTTGTCCGCTTACAAACTGGATGGCAGTACCATTCCTGATCTCATTAAAAAGCTAGAAGAGCATGGTATGACTGCGCTTGGTGAGCACAGTGATATCACTTTAGCCGATAGCAAACGTATCTACGAAGCTGCGGTCTAA
- the dkgA gene encoding 2,5-didehydrogluconate reductase DkgA gives MATQPIIKLHDGNLMPQLGLGVWQASIEETQLAVSKALEVGYRSIDTAAIYKNEEGVGQALKSTHIARDELFITTKLWNSDQDNPQQALEESLKKLQLDYVDLYLIHWPDPTQDRYVSAWRELIALKEQGLIRSIGVCNFNIPHLQRLIDETGVAPAVNQIELHPLLQQRQIHAWNATHHIATESWSPLAQGGDGVFDQAVIRQLAQKYSKTPAQIVIRWHLDSGLIVIPKSVTPARIRENFEVFDFKLHKDELTAISKLDSGKRLGPDPDVFGSDR, from the coding sequence ATGGCGACGCAACCCATTATCAAATTGCACGATGGAAATCTGATGCCACAACTCGGCCTTGGCGTTTGGCAAGCAAGTATTGAAGAAACTCAACTTGCTGTCAGCAAGGCGCTGGAGGTCGGCTATCGATCAATCGATACAGCCGCTATTTATAAAAATGAAGAGGGTGTGGGTCAGGCGCTGAAATCAACGCATATCGCCCGTGATGAGCTATTTATCACCACTAAGCTGTGGAATAGCGACCAGGATAATCCGCAACAAGCACTGGAAGAGAGCCTGAAAAAACTTCAGCTCGATTATGTGGATCTCTATCTGATCCACTGGCCAGATCCAACGCAAGATCGCTATGTCAGCGCCTGGCGTGAGCTGATCGCATTGAAAGAGCAAGGATTGATCCGCAGTATCGGCGTTTGTAACTTTAATATCCCCCATCTACAGCGGTTAATTGATGAAACTGGCGTTGCGCCTGCCGTCAATCAGATTGAGCTTCACCCCTTACTACAGCAACGGCAAATCCATGCCTGGAATGCCACGCATCATATTGCGACAGAATCCTGGAGCCCGCTGGCCCAAGGTGGCGATGGCGTTTTTGATCAGGCAGTTATCCGTCAGTTAGCGCAGAAATACAGCAAAACGCCAGCGCAGATAGTGATCCGTTGGCATCTGGACAGTGGGTTGATTGTGATTCCGAAATCGGTGACACCTGCGCGTATCAGAGAAAACTTTGAAGTGTTTGATTTTAAACTGCACAAAGATGAACTGACGGCAATTTCGAAATTGGATAGCGGCAAACGGCTGGGGCCAGACCCGGATGTCTTCGGATCTGACCGCTAG
- a CDS encoding YgiQ family radical SAM protein, whose product MSTSLIQPERDLFSYQPYWAECYGTAPFLPMSRAEMDILGWDSCDIIVITGDAYVDHPSFGMAIIGRMLEAQGFRVGIIAQPDWTNKNDFMRLGEPNLFFGVTAGNMDSMINRYTADRKLRHDDAYTPDNQSGKRPDRATLVYSQRCKEAYSHVPVLLGGIEASLRRIAHYDYWSDTVRRSVIVDAKADMLVYGNGERPLVEVAHRLAAGEKIADIQDVRNTVVMRKTALPGWSGVDSTRLDKPGRIEAIPNPYGEDLPCATDTVPEPEAKPITVRAAKPKPWEKTYVLLPSYEKVKADKVLYAHTSRILHHETNPGCARALMQKHGDRYIWINPPAIPLSTEEMDSVFALPYQRVPHPSYGKSPIPAYDMIRFSINIMRGCYGGCSFCSITEHEGRIIQSRSEDSIIREIEEIRDKVPGFTGIISDLGGPTANMYMLRCQSPRAEQTCRRASCVYPEICQHMDTNHQPTISLYRRARDLKGIKKILIASGVRYDLAVEDPRYIKELASHHVGGYLKIAPEHTEEGPLSKMMKPGMGSYQRFKELFDTYSRQAGKEQYLIPYFISAHPGTEDKDMVNLALWLKKNRFRLDQVQNFYPSPLANSTTMYYTGKNPLSKVDYKSEDVVVPKGDRQRRLHKALLRYHDPVNWPMIRTALEDMGLQHLIGSRRECLVPAPTLEEQREARRAYRQHTPALTKHTSITRQRQPGNRTNVAPAGKVPASKAPSGKAAQTTAGSSAPKTTGNKTGANRAPVNKPSGGTTARGKARH is encoded by the coding sequence ATGAGTACCAGCCTGATCCAGCCAGAGCGTGACCTGTTTTCTTATCAGCCTTATTGGGCTGAATGCTATGGCACAGCGCCATTTTTACCGATGTCTCGCGCAGAAATGGACATATTAGGCTGGGATAGCTGCGATATTATTGTTATCACCGGCGATGCTTACGTTGACCACCCCAGTTTTGGTATGGCTATCATTGGTCGCATGCTGGAAGCTCAGGGTTTCCGTGTGGGAATCATTGCTCAGCCTGATTGGACCAATAAAAACGATTTCATGCGATTGGGGGAGCCGAATCTATTCTTCGGGGTCACGGCGGGCAATATGGATTCGATGATCAACCGCTATACCGCTGATCGCAAGTTACGCCATGACGATGCTTATACACCCGATAATCAAAGTGGTAAGCGGCCAGACCGCGCCACATTGGTATATAGCCAGCGCTGTAAAGAGGCTTATAGCCATGTGCCGGTTTTACTTGGTGGTATTGAAGCCAGCTTGCGCCGCATCGCTCATTATGATTATTGGTCGGATACTGTGCGCCGCTCGGTTATCGTCGATGCCAAAGCCGATATGCTGGTGTACGGCAATGGTGAACGGCCTCTGGTTGAAGTGGCACACCGTCTGGCCGCGGGTGAGAAAATTGCTGATATTCAGGATGTCCGTAACACCGTGGTGATGCGCAAAACGGCATTGCCGGGCTGGAGTGGTGTGGATTCTACCCGGCTGGATAAACCGGGCCGTATCGAAGCGATTCCCAACCCTTACGGCGAAGATTTACCCTGCGCCACAGACACGGTTCCTGAGCCGGAAGCCAAACCTATTACTGTGCGGGCTGCCAAACCTAAGCCGTGGGAAAAAACCTATGTCTTGCTGCCCTCTTATGAAAAAGTGAAAGCAGACAAAGTGCTATATGCCCACACCTCGCGGATTTTACATCATGAAACCAACCCCGGTTGTGCCCGGGCTTTGATGCAAAAACATGGCGACCGCTATATCTGGATTAATCCGCCGGCAATCCCGCTTAGCACCGAAGAAATGGACAGCGTTTTTGCCCTGCCTTATCAACGTGTGCCGCATCCCTCTTATGGGAAATCGCCGATCCCGGCTTACGATATGATTCGTTTCTCGATTAATATCATGCGTGGCTGCTATGGCGGTTGCTCATTCTGTTCAATTACCGAACATGAAGGGCGCATTATCCAGAGCCGTTCTGAAGATTCCATCATTCGTGAAATAGAAGAAATTCGCGATAAAGTTCCTGGTTTTACCGGCATTATCTCTGATTTGGGTGGCCCGACAGCCAACATGTATATGCTGCGTTGCCAGTCGCCGCGAGCCGAGCAAACATGCCGCCGCGCATCCTGCGTTTATCCTGAAATCTGCCAGCACATGGACACTAACCATCAGCCGACCATTTCTCTGTATCGGCGAGCGCGTGATTTGAAAGGGATTAAAAAAATCCTGATTGCCTCCGGTGTCCGCTATGACTTGGCAGTAGAAGATCCGCGTTATATCAAAGAATTAGCCAGCCACCATGTGGGCGGTTACTTGAAAATAGCCCCGGAGCACACTGAAGAAGGGCCTCTTTCAAAAATGATGAAACCGGGAATGGGCAGCTATCAGCGCTTTAAAGAGCTGTTTGATACCTATTCCAGGCAGGCGGGTAAAGAGCAATATTTGATTCCGTATTTCATCTCGGCTCATCCGGGAACCGAAGATAAAGATATGGTCAATTTGGCGCTTTGGTTGAAGAAAAACCGCTTCCGTTTGGATCAGGTGCAGAACTTCTATCCATCACCGTTGGCTAACTCCACCACCATGTATTACACCGGCAAGAACCCGTTGAGTAAAGTGGACTACAAGAGTGAGGATGTTGTGGTGCCGAAAGGCGATCGTCAGCGTCGGTTGCATAAGGCATTGCTACGTTATCATGATCCTGTCAATTGGCCGATGATCCGCACAGCATTAGAGGATATGGGGTTACAACATTTGATTGGTAGCCGCCGTGAATGTTTGGTTCCTGCACCTACGCTGGAAGAACAACGTGAAGCACGTCGGGCGTATCGTCAGCATACGCCAGCGCTGACCAAGCACACCTCGATCACGCGTCAGCGTCAGCCGGGTAACCGAACAAATGTGGCTCCAGCAGGTAAGGTTCCTGCGAGTAAAGCACCTTCGGGCAAAGCGGCGCAGACAACGGCGGGCAGTTCAGCGCCGAAGACGACAGGCAATAAAACCGGCGCAAACAGAGCGCCGGTGAATAAACCTTCCGGTGGTACAACAGCCAGAGGGAAAGCCAGGCATTAA
- the ftsP gene encoding cell division protein FtsP, which translates to MSLSRRQFIQATGLALGAGSLPLRAQANSTQQPSLPVPPLLESRRGQPLFLTLQRAHWAFSGRQKAAVWGINGMYLGPTVRVYSGDDVKLIYSNRLAESVSMTISGLQVPGTLMGGAARMISPGVDWSPVLPVRQPAATCWYHANTPNRMAPHVYNGLAGMWLVEDEVSKAMPLPSHYGVDDFPIIIQDKRLDNFGVPEYDPPAKGGFIGDTLLVNGVQSPFVEVSRGWVRLRLLNASNARRYTLQLSDGRPLHVVASDQGFLPAPVAVQQLSLAPGERREVVIDMSQGSEVSITAGESAGIMDRLRGLFEPSSILISTLVLTLKPTGLLPLVTDNLPMRLLSDQILDGSVVRTREFRLGDDLPGINGVIWDMSRVDAQAQQGTWERWIIHADMPQAFHIQGVSFLVKNVNGAPAMAEDRGWKDTVWVDGSVELLVYFNQVSSEHFPFLFYSQSLEMADRGSAGQLVTQAVPTLG; encoded by the coding sequence ATGTCACTCAGTCGTCGCCAGTTCATTCAGGCTACGGGCTTAGCGCTAGGCGCGGGTTCGTTGCCATTGAGGGCACAGGCTAATAGTACCCAGCAACCCTCGTTACCTGTTCCACCTTTACTGGAGTCTCGTCGTGGCCAACCGCTGTTTTTGACTTTACAGCGAGCGCATTGGGCATTCAGTGGCAGGCAGAAAGCTGCGGTATGGGGTATTAACGGGATGTATCTGGGGCCGACCGTTCGGGTGTACAGCGGTGATGATGTTAAGCTCATTTACAGCAACCGTTTGGCTGAGTCGGTATCAATGACGATTAGCGGGTTACAGGTGCCTGGCACGTTGATGGGGGGGGCCGCACGTATGATTTCCCCTGGCGTCGACTGGTCACCGGTTTTGCCTGTACGCCAACCCGCTGCAACTTGTTGGTATCATGCCAATACGCCTAACCGCATGGCACCCCATGTTTATAATGGGCTGGCGGGGATGTGGCTGGTGGAAGATGAAGTCAGCAAAGCGATGCCATTGCCAAGCCATTACGGCGTAGATGATTTTCCGATTATTATTCAGGATAAGCGGCTGGATAACTTTGGTGTGCCGGAATACGACCCGCCAGCCAAAGGCGGCTTTATCGGCGATACATTGCTGGTTAACGGGGTGCAAAGCCCGTTTGTTGAGGTTTCCCGTGGTTGGGTGCGCTTACGTTTACTCAATGCGTCCAATGCCCGCCGCTATACCTTGCAATTGAGTGACGGCCGCCCATTGCATGTGGTGGCCAGTGATCAAGGTTTTCTGCCTGCGCCAGTTGCGGTACAACAGCTCTCACTGGCTCCCGGTGAGCGGCGTGAAGTGGTTATCGATATGTCGCAGGGTAGTGAGGTGTCCATCACGGCGGGGGAGTCTGCCGGGATTATGGACAGGTTACGTGGGCTATTTGAGCCATCGAGTATTTTAATTTCCACTTTAGTACTGACATTAAAACCGACCGGCTTGCTGCCGTTGGTCACTGATAACCTACCAATGCGTTTGCTCTCTGATCAGATTCTGGATGGCAGTGTGGTGCGCACCCGAGAGTTCCGCCTGGGGGATGATCTGCCGGGAATCAATGGCGTTATCTGGGATATGAGTCGGGTCGATGCTCAAGCACAGCAAGGGACTTGGGAGCGTTGGATCATACACGCAGATATGCCGCAAGCATTCCATATACAGGGCGTCTCGTTCTTGGTGAAAAATGTGAATGGTGCACCGGCGATGGCCGAGGATCGTGGCTGGAAAGATACCGTCTGGGTTGATGGGAGTGTGGAGTTACTGGTGTACTTCAATCAGGTTTCTTCCGAGCATTTTCCATTCCTATTCTACAGCCAGAGCCTTGAGATGGCAGATCGTGGCTCCGCAGGGCAATTAGTGACACAAGCTGTGCCGACGCTCGGTTAA
- a CDS encoding 1-acylglycerol-3-phosphate O-acyltransferase, which produces MLLILRTVLAVLYCVLVCVFGSIYCLFRPRNPRNLATFAHLFGRMSVLFGITVEQRIPAEAANYGTCIYIANHQNNYDMVTMSNVVQSGTVTVGKKSLLWIPLFGPLYWLTGNLLIDRDNRAKAHGTIAQVVEQVKKKNVSIWMFPEGTRSRGRGLLPFKTGAFHAAIAAGVPIVPICVSSTNNIKLNRWSNGKVIVEIMPPVDTTGYGKERVRELSEHCRNLMLAKIEQLDAEIAQQAATEK; this is translated from the coding sequence ATGCTATTAATTTTGCGCACGGTACTGGCAGTTTTATATTGTGTTCTGGTGTGTGTGTTTGGTTCAATTTATTGCCTGTTTCGCCCACGAAATCCGCGTAATCTCGCCACGTTCGCCCATCTATTTGGCCGGATGTCAGTGTTATTTGGGATTACCGTTGAACAGCGGATTCCGGCGGAAGCAGCGAACTACGGTACCTGCATTTACATCGCTAACCATCAAAATAACTACGATATGGTCACGATGTCTAATGTGGTTCAATCCGGCACTGTCACCGTGGGCAAAAAGAGCTTGTTGTGGATACCTTTATTTGGCCCACTGTATTGGCTGACTGGCAACCTGCTTATTGACCGTGATAATCGCGCCAAAGCACATGGCACTATTGCTCAAGTCGTTGAGCAAGTGAAAAAAAAGAACGTTTCTATCTGGATGTTCCCTGAAGGGACGCGTAGCCGTGGCCGTGGTTTGCTGCCGTTTAAGACCGGAGCCTTCCATGCCGCTATCGCTGCTGGGGTGCCCATTGTGCCAATCTGCGTATCCAGCACCAATAATATCAAGTTAAACCGTTGGTCAAATGGCAAAGTTATCGTAGAAATAATGCCGCCCGTTGATACCACTGGTTATGGTAAAGAACGTGTGCGCGAGTTGTCAGAGCATTGCCGCAATTTAATGCTGGCTAAAATTGAGCAACTTGATGCAGAAATTGCCCAGCAGGCAGCAACTGAAAAATAA
- the parC gene encoding DNA topoisomerase IV subunit A, with the protein MSDLTHDGAERLPLHTFTENAYLNYSMYVIMDRALPFIGDGLKPVQRRIIYAMSELGLNNSAKFKKSARTVGDVLGKYHPHGDSACYEAMVLMAQPFSYRYPLVDGQGNWGAPDDPKSFAAMRYTESRLSKYAEVLLGELGQGTVDWVPNFDGTMQEPKMLPARLPNILLNGTTGIAVGMATDIPPHNVREIAQAVLALIDKPTSSLEELLEFVQGPDFPTEAEIITPRNEIRKIYQSGRGSVRMRALWKKEDGSAVITALPHQVSGAKVLEQIASQMRAKKLPMVEDLRDESDHENPTRLVIVPRTNRVDLDQVMNHLFATTDLERSYRINMNMIGLDHRPTVKGLVEILTEWLVFRRQTVRNRLNYRLEKVLKRLHILEGLLIAFLNIDEVIHIIRTEDEPKPLLMQRFAISETQAEAILELKLRHLAKLEEMKIRGEQDELAKERDQLQALLASERKLNTLIKKEILADAAAYGDDRRSPLTEREEAKAMSEHDIVPSEPVTIVLSEMGWVRSAKGHDIDPSGLSYKAGDSFRAAARGKSNQPVVFMDSTGRSYALDPLTLPSARGQGEPLTGKLTLPPGANIEHVLMAADDQKLLMASDAGYGFVCTFNDLVAKNRAGKTMITLPENAKALPPLEIYGPDDMLLSITAAGRMLMFPVADLPELSKGKGNKIVSIPAADAATGKDRLVWLFVLPPQTSITLHFGKRKLTLRPEDLQKFRAERGRKGSPLPRGLQRIDRVDVDAPERATPTDNEES; encoded by the coding sequence ATGAGTGATTTGACTCATGACGGTGCAGAACGCTTACCGCTGCACACCTTTACTGAAAACGCCTATCTGAACTATTCCATGTACGTCATCATGGATCGGGCGTTGCCGTTTATCGGCGATGGTTTGAAGCCGGTGCAACGGCGCATTATCTACGCAATGTCCGAACTGGGGCTGAACAATAGCGCTAAATTCAAAAAATCAGCCCGTACCGTGGGTGACGTGTTGGGTAAATATCACCCACATGGTGACAGCGCGTGTTATGAAGCAATGGTGCTGATGGCACAGCCATTCTCTTACCGTTATCCATTAGTCGATGGACAAGGGAACTGGGGGGCACCAGATGACCCTAAATCCTTTGCGGCAATGCGTTACACCGAATCTCGCTTATCCAAATATGCAGAAGTGTTGTTGGGTGAGTTGGGGCAGGGAACTGTTGATTGGGTGCCGAACTTTGATGGCACCATGCAGGAGCCGAAAATGCTACCTGCACGCCTGCCCAATATTCTGCTCAATGGCACTACTGGTATTGCTGTGGGTATGGCAACCGATATTCCGCCACATAACGTGCGAGAAATTGCGCAGGCGGTGCTTGCGTTGATTGATAAGCCAACGTCTTCACTGGAAGAGTTGCTGGAGTTTGTGCAAGGGCCTGATTTCCCGACTGAAGCGGAAATTATCACGCCACGTAATGAGATTCGTAAGATTTACCAGAGTGGTCGTGGCTCGGTGCGGATGCGCGCCTTGTGGAAAAAAGAAGATGGCAGTGCGGTCATCACTGCACTACCGCATCAGGTTTCTGGCGCTAAGGTGTTGGAACAGATTGCCAGCCAGATGCGCGCCAAGAAATTGCCAATGGTTGAAGATTTACGTGATGAATCTGACCATGAAAACCCTACTCGCCTGGTAATAGTTCCACGTACCAATCGTGTCGATCTGGATCAAGTGATGAACCATCTGTTCGCCACCACGGATCTGGAAAGAAGTTACCGTATCAACATGAATATGATCGGCCTGGATCATCGCCCAACGGTGAAAGGGCTGGTGGAGATCCTGACCGAGTGGTTGGTATTCCGTCGTCAAACTGTACGTAACCGGTTGAATTATCGCCTGGAAAAAGTACTGAAGCGGCTACATATTTTAGAAGGCTTATTGATTGCCTTCCTGAATATCGACGAAGTTATTCATATCATCCGTACTGAAGATGAGCCAAAACCGCTGCTGATGCAGCGTTTCGCGATTTCTGAAACTCAGGCTGAAGCGATCCTCGAACTGAAACTCCGCCATTTAGCTAAATTGGAAGAGATGAAGATTCGTGGTGAGCAAGATGAATTAGCCAAAGAACGTGACCAGTTACAAGCTTTATTGGCGTCAGAACGCAAACTTAATACCCTGATTAAGAAAGAAATTCTGGCTGATGCAGCCGCTTATGGCGATGATCGCCGTTCGCCGCTGACTGAACGTGAAGAAGCCAAAGCCATGAGTGAGCATGATATTGTGCCGTCTGAGCCGGTGACCATCGTGCTGTCAGAAATGGGGTGGGTGCGCAGTGCCAAAGGCCATGATATTGACCCGAGTGGGTTAAGTTATAAAGCTGGCGACAGTTTCCGTGCAGCGGCTCGCGGTAAGAGTAACCAGCCGGTGGTGTTTATGGACTCCACCGGTCGCAGCTACGCATTAGATCCACTGACCTTGCCATCTGCGCGTGGGCAAGGGGAGCCGTTGACCGGCAAGTTGACTCTGCCGCCGGGAGCCAATATTGAACACGTGCTCATGGCCGCAGATGACCAGAAATTATTGATGGCTTCAGATGCCGGTTATGGCTTTGTATGTACTTTCAATGATTTGGTCGCCAAAAACCGTGCAGGCAAGACCATGATTACCTTGCCGGAAAATGCCAAAGCGCTACCACCATTAGAGATTTATGGGCCGGATGACATGTTGTTATCCATCACTGCGGCTGGCCGTATGTTGATGTTCCCGGTGGCAGATCTACCTGAATTATCAAAAGGTAAGGGTAATAAAATCGTCTCGATCCCGGCAGCGGATGCGGCGACGGGTAAAGATCGCTTGGTATGGTTATTTGTCTTACCTCCGCAAACCTCAATTACACTTCACTTCGGTAAACGTAAGCTAACCTTACGGCCGGAAGATTTGCAGAAATTCCGTGCCGAACGTGGTCGCAAAGGTTCACCACTGCCTCGAGGGCTACAGCGGATTGACCGCGTTGATGTTGATGCGCCTGAGCGGGCGACACCAACAGATAATGAAGAGTCATGA
- a CDS encoding NAD(P)H-dependent oxidoreductase has product MSNVLIINAMKEFAHSKGALNLTLTNVAAEFLQENGHQVKITTVDQGYDIESEIENYLWADTVIYQMPGWWMGEPWILKKYIDEVFTYGHGKLYQSDGRTRSDATKGYGSGGLIQGKTYMLSVTWNAPLEAFTDPNQFFEGVGVDGVYLHFHKANQFLGMKPLPTFMCNDVIKQPDIEGDISRYRQHLAENFKCQAI; this is encoded by the coding sequence ATGAGCAACGTACTAATTATTAACGCAATGAAAGAGTTTGCGCACTCCAAAGGGGCGCTCAATCTGACTCTTACTAATGTCGCTGCCGAGTTTCTTCAGGAAAATGGCCATCAGGTTAAAATCACGACGGTTGACCAAGGCTATGATATTGAAAGTGAAATTGAAAATTATCTGTGGGCCGATACTGTCATTTATCAAATGCCGGGTTGGTGGATGGGCGAGCCTTGGATTTTGAAAAAATACATTGATGAAGTCTTTACTTATGGTCATGGCAAACTGTACCAAAGTGATGGCCGTACTCGCTCCGATGCAACTAAGGGCTATGGTTCTGGCGGTTTAATTCAGGGTAAAACCTATATGCTTTCAGTGACCTGGAATGCACCTCTTGAAGCGTTTACTGATCCGAATCAGTTCTTCGAAGGGGTCGGTGTAGACGGTGTTTACTTGCATTTCCATAAAGCAAACCAGTTCCTTGGCATGAAGCCATTGCCGACATTTATGTGTAACGATGTGATTAAACAACCCGATATTGAAGGTGACATTAGCCGTTATCGTCAGCATTTGGCCGAAAACTTTAAGTGTCAGGCTATTTGA
- a CDS encoding putative quinol monooxygenase, translated as MITVFAEIKVKPGRRQAVLNAIEKLIPAVLAEEGCGGYVPMIDVPTQLDWQKNSPDSIFMLEKWQSVHHLELHLQMEHMHQHREVIKDDVLDVNIHILDNA; from the coding sequence ATGATTACCGTTTTTGCAGAAATAAAGGTCAAACCGGGCCGTCGCCAGGCGGTGTTGAACGCCATTGAAAAACTGATACCTGCGGTGCTGGCAGAAGAAGGTTGTGGCGGCTACGTGCCGATGATTGACGTACCAACCCAGCTCGACTGGCAAAAGAATTCGCCAGACTCAATTTTCATGCTGGAGAAATGGCAAAGTGTTCACCATCTGGAACTGCATTTACAGATGGAACACATGCATCAGCATCGTGAAGTGATTAAAGACGATGTACTGGATGTGAATATTCACATCCTTGATAACGCTTAA
- a CDS encoding LysR substrate-binding domain-containing protein, with protein sequence MKVTLEELQAFTSVVDCGSITAAAEQRSQTTSGISRALSRLEQKLATTLLRRTTRRLELTEEGELFLTHARQILGAVDDAEEQIALRRLKPAGRLRINAAAPFMQHVIVPMISGFRALYPQIILELNTDDLNIDLLEQRTDIAIRIGALRDSTIHARLLGASRVRILASPDYLQRHGTPHTIDDLANHSLLGFTQPEFLNQWSLPHLPGGRTLITPNLAASSGETLRLLALQGEGIVELSDFMTREDQLAGRLVEVMADQILETWQPINAVYYRNTQLAARITCFLDYVSEQIKLQGSHWLKNSQ encoded by the coding sequence ATGAAGGTCACCTTAGAAGAGTTGCAGGCGTTTACCTCGGTCGTCGACTGTGGCTCTATTACGGCGGCTGCGGAACAGCGCAGCCAAACCACATCGGGCATCAGCCGGGCATTAAGTCGGCTGGAACAGAAGCTGGCGACCACCTTGCTGCGCCGCACCACTCGGCGATTGGAATTGACGGAAGAGGGGGAGTTGTTTCTCACTCATGCACGGCAGATCCTCGGTGCGGTTGATGATGCTGAAGAGCAGATTGCGCTACGGCGGCTAAAACCTGCCGGGCGGTTGCGAATAAATGCGGCGGCTCCTTTTATGCAGCATGTGATTGTGCCGATGATCAGCGGTTTTCGCGCGTTATATCCGCAAATCATTCTTGAACTGAATACCGATGACCTGAATATCGATTTACTGGAACAACGCACTGATATTGCGATTCGTATTGGTGCGTTGCGCGATTCGACTATCCATGCACGTCTGCTGGGAGCCAGTCGGGTGCGTATCCTCGCCAGCCCTGATTATCTGCAACGCCACGGCACCCCTCACACCATTGATGACCTGGCAAATCACAGTCTGCTCGGCTTCACTCAGCCGGAATTCCTTAATCAGTGGTCGCTACCTCATTTGCCCGGTGGGCGCACATTAATCACCCCTAATCTGGCCGCTTCCAGTGGTGAAACACTGCGTTTGTTGGCTTTACAGGGCGAAGGGATCGTCGAACTCTCTGATTTTATGACCCGAGAAGATCAGCTGGCGGGGCGTTTAGTTGAGGTAATGGCAGATCAAATCCTGGAAACCTGGCAGCCGATTAACGCGGTTTATTATCGCAATACTCAGCTTGCAGCGCGGATTACCTGTTTTCTGGATTATGTGAGTGAACAGATCAAGTTGCAGGGCAGTCACTGGTTGAAAAACAGCCAATAA